The Halalkalicoccus tibetensis genome contains the following window.
GAGACGGTGTTCGAGCCGGCCATCGCCGCCGCGAGCGCGCCGATCAGCGCGGCCACGGCGGGGTAGGCGGGCCCGAAGAGGTCCGCGGTCGCCTGTGCGAGCACGACGATCATGCTGTCGATCTCGGCGTGGGCGCCCGACTGGAGCATCACCTGCACCATCGCGATGACGAACACGAGCGCGATCAGCGGCGCGACGAGCTTCTCGCCGGCCTCGCGCCACGCGGCGGTGACCTGGCTACCGGCCATGCCGAACAGCGGGATCGCGAGCAGCGCGCTGACGATCAGCCACATCCCGGGGACGAACGCCCACTCGATCTCGCTTGCGAGCGTCGTTCCGAGGATCTCGGTCCACTCGATGATGAACAGCGGCCCCTGAAGGAACTCCGCGATCGGGTCGATCACGCGCGTGACGACCAGCAGCACGACGAGGATCACGTACGGCGACCACGCCTTCAGAAGCGACATCGACTGGCCGCCGTCGGCGACGGTCGCCTCCTCGGGGCCGCCGCCGCTACCGCCATTGCCGCCGTTGCCGCCCTCGCCGGGCTCGATCGTGCCGACCCAGTGGTCGGGCCACTCCTCGCGGGGCGGGAACTCCCACTCGTCCTCGGGGACGAAGTAGCCCGCCTTGAGCGCGCCGACGACGATCGCGCCGCCGACCATCGATCCGATCAGTGCCGGGAACTCGGGGGTGATGAACCACGCGGAGACCCAGTACGGGATCGCGAAGGCGATCCCCGCGAACAGACACAGCGGCGCGACCTCCCAGGCGGGCGCGAGCGAGCGCTCCTCCTCCGGCGAGAAGAAGTAGACGATCATCCCGACCGCAAAGAGCGGCATGACGAAACCCACGAGCGCGTGGTAGGTCGCCGCCCACGCGGCGACCTCGGTCGCGAACTCGTAGACGGTCATGCCCTCGTCCTGGATCGCCTGTTGGGTGAACGCCACGTCCTCGAGCGGCGTCTGGATCCCGACGATGATCGGCGTGCCGACCGCGCCGTAGGTGACGGCGATGATATGGCCGATCAGCGCGGCGATGACGGCGGCGAGCGCCGGAAAGCCGAGTCCCAGAAGCAGCGGCGCGACGACCGCCGCGGGGGTCCCGAAGCCCGCCGCGCCCTCGATGAACGTCGCGAGCAGGAATCCCAAGAGAACGATCTGCACCCGCCGGTCGTCGGAAAGGGCGGCAAAGCCCTGGTTGATCCGGTCGAACGCGCCCGCCTGCATCAGCGTATACAGCAGGACGAGCGCGCCGAAGACGATCCAGAGGATCTCCAGGGCGGTCATCACCCCGACGATCGAGGCTGCCGCGAGCCACTCGGGCGGCATGTTCCAGGCGAAGAAACCGACCCCGAGCGCGGCGATCCACGCGATCGGCATCGCCCGCGTCGCCGGCCACAGCAGCCCGACCAGCAACACGGCCACGACCAACAGCGGCAACGCGGCCAGAACGATCTCCATCACCATGCCCGATCACCGATCTCCCTAATCCTCATGATCATTGTGAACGCTCACGCCTACGTGTTCAACGTTACGTAATAAATATGATGGTTTATGTCATTGGCATGCGATAGCAAATATCGTCAGCGGGAGCCGCGCCGTCAGGGCGCGAGGGCGGCCTCGACCTTCTCGATGGGGTGGGGCGGGTTCTCCGCGCGCTCGTCGCGGTCGCCGATCTGGCTCCGACAGGACGCGCCCGGTGCGACGACCTCCTCGCCGTCGCTGCGGTCGATCTTCTCGAACAGCAGCGACGCGATCGACTTCGAGAGGTCGTAGTGCTCGGCCTCGTAGCCGAACGAACCGGCCATCCCACAGCAGCCCGAGTCCAGCGGGTCGACGTCGTAACCCGCCCGGCGCAGGACGCCGACCGCGTGGTGGTCCTTCGCGGTCGCCTTCTGGTGGCAGTGGCCGTGGTAGGTGAGCGCCCCGCCGGCGCCGTCCAGCCGCCCGGCCTCGGTGAGCCCGTCGATCAGCCGGTGGGTGTCGAGGTACTCCAT
Protein-coding sequences here:
- a CDS encoding L-lactate permease — encoded protein: MVMEIVLAALPLLVVAVLLVGLLWPATRAMPIAWIAALGVGFFAWNMPPEWLAAASIVGVMTALEILWIVFGALVLLYTLMQAGAFDRINQGFAALSDDRRVQIVLLGFLLATFIEGAAGFGTPAAVVAPLLLGLGFPALAAVIAALIGHIIAVTYGAVGTPIIVGIQTPLEDVAFTQQAIQDEGMTVYEFATEVAAWAATYHALVGFVMPLFAVGMIVYFFSPEEERSLAPAWEVAPLCLFAGIAFAIPYWVSAWFITPEFPALIGSMVGGAIVVGALKAGYFVPEDEWEFPPREEWPDHWVGTIEPGEGGNGGNGGSGGGPEEATVADGGQSMSLLKAWSPYVILVVLLVVTRVIDPIAEFLQGPLFIIEWTEILGTTLASEIEWAFVPGMWLIVSALLAIPLFGMAGSQVTAAWREAGEKLVAPLIALVFVIAMVQVMLQSGAHAEIDSMIVVLAQATADLFGPAYPAVAALIGALAAAMAGSNTVSNITFGAFQFEAATQLDLPRQIIVGTQAVGGAIGNLVAIHNIVAALATVGLVGQEGRVIRLNLIPLLYYALMVGLWAMLFVYVMPGVWPDVFDVF